The Benincasa hispida cultivar B227 chromosome 11, ASM972705v1, whole genome shotgun sequence genome has a segment encoding these proteins:
- the LOC120091101 gene encoding probable anion transporter 5: MLMMKIPKRYWIVLLTFICTSVCYVERVGFSIAYTFAADAVGVDQSSKGTILSTFYYGYACSQVPGGWAAQKIGGKRVLLISFILWSLTCALVPLNPSRVMVLVIARLLVGVAQGFIFPSIHTVLAQWVPPHERSRSVSLTTSGMYLGAAAGMLILPSLVKYRGPQSVFAAEALLGATWSVLWLKYASDPPRSEHPKAAAAGFGESLLPIKGNQKVKVENGGTSTRTSNIPWKKILLSLPVWAIVVNNFTFHYALYVLMNWLPTYFELGLKLSLQEMGSSKMLPYLNMFLFSNIGGIAADHLVTKRILSVTRTRKFLNTIGFAVASLALMAIPIFRTSGGAIFCSSVALGFLALGRAGFAVNHMDIAPRYAGIVMGVSNTAGTLAGIIGVDLTGKLLEAAKATNSDLSSPESWRAVFSIPGLLCILSSIIFLLFSTGERIFD; the protein is encoded by the coding sequence ATGTTAATGATGAAAATTCCAAAGCGTTATTGGATCGTTCTTTTAACCTTCATCTGTACCTCTGTTTGTTATGTGGAACGTGTTGGCTTCTCAATTGCTTATACCTTTGCAGCTGATGCTGTGGGGGTAGACCAGTCAAGCAAAGGCACTATTCTTTCAACCTTTTACTATGGGTATGCCTGTTCCCAGGTTCCTGGAGGATGGGCAGCTCAAAAAATTGGAGGGAAAAGGGTTCTTTTGATCTCGTTTATTTTATGGTCCCTGACCTGTGCATTGGTCCCACTCAATCCGAGTCGGGTGATGGTCTTGGTAATTGCACGGTTGCTTGTTGGTGTGGCACAAGGCTTTATTTTCCCTTCAATCCACACTGTTTTAGCACAGTGGGTACCTCCTCATGAGAGATCGAGATCTGTTTCTCTTACGACCTCTGGAATGTACCTAGGTGCCGCTGCTGGAATGCTTATCCTTCCGAGCCTGGTGAAGTATAGAGGGCCTCAGTCAGTATTTGCTGCTGAGGCATTGTTAGGTGCCACATGGTCTGTACTTTGGCTCAAGTACGCAAGCGACCCCCCACGTTCTGAACATCCTAAAGCTGCTGCTGCAGGTTTTGGTGAATCTTTGCTGCCAATCAAAGGAAACCAGAAAGTAAAAGTAGAGAATGGAGGAACTTCAACCCGAACTTCAAACATTCCATGGAAGAAAATCTTGTTGAGCTTGCCAGTCTGGGCCATCGTCGTAAACAATTTTACCTTCCATTATGCATTATATGTGTTGATGAACTGGCTTCCTACTTACTTTGAGCTTGGTCTAAAACTTAGCCTTCAGGAGATGGGTTCTTCTAAGATGTTGCCTTACCTTAACATGTTCTTATTTTCGAATATCGGTGGGATAGCTGCTGATCACTTGGTCACAAAAAGAATTTTATCTGTTACTAGAACCCGGAAATTCTTGAATACGATAGGCTTTGCTGTAGCATCACTGGCATTGATGGCTATCCCCATCTTCAGAACTTCTGGTGGGGCTATCTTCTGCTCATCCGTGGCTCTTGGTTTCTTAGCTTTAGGGAGAGCAGGATTTGCTGTTAATCATATGGATATTGCTCCTCGATATGCTGGTATCGTTATGGGAGTCTCCAACACTGCTGGTACGTTAGCTGGTATTATCGGGGTCGATTTGACTGGCAAACTACTGGAAGCTGCGAAGGCTACCAATTCAGATCTCTCAAGTCCAGAAAGCTGGAGAGCAGTTTTCTCCATACCAGGGTTGCTCTGCATTCTTAGCTCTATAATATTTTTGCTCTTCTCAACTGGCGAGAGAATTTTTGACTGA
- the LOC120091307 gene encoding uncharacterized protein LOC120091307, translated as MDFHRNPSLNNRHSSSPSSSSASSTTAPHNPSASATATATASADTDPMHSWWESVSKARSRIHALSSILPPHSDSFFLSSVADSDRPALSLLSSHDAYSAISSALASSLSGSGSDPLCHWLYDTFLSSDPHLRLVVLSFLPLLSSLYLSRVHSTSSDSPSLPSLAGFEAVLLALYSSEVKSRAGKPVLVSIPDLSLPSLYHSPRNKPNSGAQAQLRPSVGVLSPSLEPQNAVKSTKRACIVGVALDCYYKQISQMPSWSKLEFCRSAASWAGQDCCCRREFDKEDGLDIGGFSEKRALEYTDEIEDVSEEMGRLQIEKCGNNSNDSESKGSRIPLPWELLQPVLRILGHCLLAPLNSQDVKDAASVAVRCLYARASHDLVPQVILATRSLIQLDNRTRAAAKAAAAAANSSSNANTPSKDKKPEILLVSK; from the coding sequence ATGGACTTCCACCGGAATCCCTCCCTCAACAACCGCCATTCCTCTTCCCCCTCCTCCTCCTCCGCCTCCTCAACCACCGCCCCTCATAATCCCTCTGCCTCCGCCACTGCCACCGCCACCGCCTCCGCCGACACCGACCCTATGCACTCCTGGTGGGAGTCCGTTTCCAAAGCCCGCTCTCGTATCCACGCCCTTTCCTCTATTCTTCCCCCTCATTCCGACTCTTTTTTCCTCTCCTCCGTCGCCGATTCCGACCGTCCGGCCCTCTCTCTTTTGTCTTCTCATGATGCTTACTCCGCCATCTCCTCTGCCCTTGCCTCCTCCCTCTCTGGATCTGGTTCTGACCCTCTTTGCCACTGGCTTTACGATACTTTTCTCTCTTCCGATCCCCATCTCCGCCTTgttgttctttctttccttcctCTTCTTTCCTCCTTGTACCTTTCTCGTGTCCATTCTACTTCCTCCGATTCCCCTTCTCTCCCTTCCCTCGCCGGTTTTGAGGCTGTGCTTCTCGCGCTTTATTCCTCTGAGGTTAAGTCTCGGGCGGGGAAGCCTGTTCTTGTCTCCATTCCTGATCTTTCGCTGCCTTCTCTTTATCATTCTCCTCGGAATAAGCCCAATTCTGGTGCCCAAGCTCAACTCAGGCCGTCTGTTGGGGTTCTTTCCCCTTCCCTCGAACCACAGAACGCGGTGAAGTCGACCAAAAGAGCTTGCATTGTTGGGGTTGCTCTTGATTGCTATTACAAGCAGATCTCACAGATGCCGAGCTGGTCGAAGCTTGAATTCTGCCGATCTGCGGCGTCGTGGGCTGGGCAAGATTGTTGCTGCAGGAGAGAGTTTGATAAAGAGGATGGTTTGGATATTGGTGGGTTTTCGGAGAAAAGGGCGTTGGAGTATACGGATGAGATAGAAGATGTTTCGGAAGAAATGGGTAGACTACAAATTGAAAAGTGTGGGAACAATTCCAATGATTCAGAATCTAAGGGGTCCAGAATTCCGCTGCCATGGGAGCTTTTGCAGCCAGTGCTTAGAATTTTAGGACATTGTTTACTGGCTCCTTTGAATTCGCAAGATGTTAAGGATGCAGCTTCCGTTGCTGTCAGGTGTTTATATGCGAGGGCATCTCATGATTTGGTACCACAGGTAATATTGGCCACTCGGAGTCTTATTCAACTTGACAACAGAACTCGTGCGGCTGCAAAGGCTGCAGCAGCAGCAGCAAATTCTTCTTCTAATGCTAATACACCCAGCAAAGATAAGAAACCAGAAATCCTATTAGTCTCAAAATAA
- the LOC120091306 gene encoding probable leucine-rich repeat receptor-like protein kinase At1g68400, with amino-acid sequence MEFSLFFIAAILLFRSVVAQVDILVGFNGDERDALYALKKTFNDSFLNRNWTGTHCHNNQPPLWYGLQCGDGRVTAISLDSLGLVGNMNINAFNKFTELSALSLKNNSLSGNVFNFTSNKKMKAIDLSSNAFDGPIPDSLVSLSSLESLQLQNNKLTGSIPELNQSSLAVFNVSNNNIKGFIPRTKALQSFGPGSYRDNPGLCGPPSDVCNSIIKGSNNTAAPPDSNKATNDNSSSKAHVILLLVLVIVLFFVANLLLLLLYFKKHLELKELIKQLGTNETKEKKNESVTEISIQNQEPAADEGGKLIFMEEGENFQLGDLLKASAEGLGKGIFGNSYKAMLEGRSPIVVKRLRDLKPLTVGEFMKQVQLIAKLRHPNLLPLVAYFYTKEEKLLLYKYAEKGNLFDRIHGGRGVGRVPFRWSSRLIVAQGVARALEFLHFNSKPNSSSIPHGNLKSSNVLLGENDEVLVSDYGFASLVALPIAAQCMVSYRSPEYQQMKRVSRKSDVWSFGCLLIELLTGKISSHSAPEESHGIDLCAWVNRAVREEWTAEIFDSEIASQRSAIPGMLNLLQIAIRCSNISPDKRPEMSEVVKEVENIKLIENGDEYSSSFDRSLTDDSMSTVGSGIAMDER; translated from the exons ATGGAGTTTTCTTTGTTCTTCATTGCAGCAATACTATTGTTTAGATCTGTTGTGGCTCAAGTTGATATTCTTGTTGGCTTTAATGGAGATGAAAGAGATGCTTTGTATGCATTGAAGAAAACTTTCAATGACTCTTTTCTTAACAGAAACTGGACTGGAACTCACTGCCACAACAATCAGCCTCCTCTTTGGTATGGCCTTCAATGTGGCGATGGCCGAGTCACGGCGATATCATTGGATAGTTTGGGATTGGTGGGCAATATGAATATCAATGCATTCAACAAATTCACTGAATTGTCTGCATTAAGCTTGAAGAACAATTCCTTGTCAGGAAATGTATTCAATTTCACTTCCAACAAGAAGATGAAGGCTATAGATCTATCATCCAATGCGTTTGATGGGCCGATTCCGGATTCCCTTGTGAGTTTAAGTTCATTGGAATCATTGCAGCTTCAAAACAACAAGCTTACAGGTTCCATACCTGAACTCAATCAGTCTTCCTTAGCAGTATTTAATGTCTCAAACAACAACATCAAGGGTTTCATTCCAAGAACAAAGGCTCTTCAATCATTTGGGCCGGGGTCGTACCGCGATAATCCGGGACTCTGCGGTCCACCCTCTGATGTCTGCAACTCAATCATAAAAGGGTCAAATAACACAGCAGCACCTCCTGATTCTAATAAAGCCACTAATGATAATTCTTCTTCCAAGGCTCACGTCATTTTGTTGCTGGTTCTTGTTATTGTACTTTTTTTTGTTGCTAATCTATTGCTGCTCCTTCTCTACTTCAAGAAACATCTAGAGCTAAAGGAGCTCATAAAGCAACTAGGCACTAATGAaacaaaagagaagaaaaatgaaagcgTGACTGAAATCTCAATTCAGAACCAAGAACCTGCAGCAGATGAAGGAGGAAAGCTCATCTTCATGGAGGAGGGAGAAAATTTCCAACTTGGAGATCTTCTAAAAGCTTCAGCTGAGGGACTAGGTAAGGGGATATTTGGAAATAGTTATAAGGCAATGCTTGAAGGCAGGTCGCCTATCGTGGTCAAGCGGCTCAGAGATCTGAAACCGTTAACCGTTGGCGAATTCATGAAGCAAGTACAACTCATTGCTAAGCTAAGGCATCCAAACCTGCTTCCACTTGTTGCCTATTTCTatacaaaagaagaaaagcttTTGCTCTACAAGTATGCTGAAAAAGGAAACTTGTTTGATAGAATCCATG GAGGCAGAGGTGTGGGGAGAGTTCCATTCAGATGGAGTTCACGACTGATTGTTGCTCAAGGAGTGGCAAGAGCTTTGGAATTTCTCCATTTCAATAGCAAGCCAAATAGCAGCAGCATCCCACATGGAAACTTAAAATCTTCAAATGTTTTACTTGGAGAGAATGATGAAGTTCTTGTTTCAGATTATGGCTTTGCTTCACTTGTAGCCCTTCCCATTGCAGCTCAATGCATGGTTTCATATAGATCACCTGAATATCAACAAATGAAGAGAGTATCAAGAAAATCAGATGTTTGGAGCTTTGGTTGCCTTCTTATTGAGCTATTGACAGGAAAAATCTCATCTCACTCAGCACCAGAAGAATCTCATGGCATTGATTTATGTGCTTGGGTTAATAGAGCGGTTAGAGAAGAATGGACAGCAGAAATATTTGACTCAGAAATAGCTTCACAAAGGTCTGCTATTCCAGGAATGCTGAATCTATTGCAAATTGCAATACGTTGTTCCAATATTTCACCTGATAAAAGACCCGAGATGAGTGAAGTTGTTAAAGAGGTTGAAAATATCAAACTTATAGAAAATGGAGACGAATATAGCTCTTCATTTGATCGATCTTTGACAGATGATTCAATGTCCACTGTTGGGTCAGGCATTGCAATGGATGAGAGATGA
- the LOC120090415 gene encoding BRASSINOSTEROID INSENSITIVE 1-associated receptor kinase 1-like, with translation MSVMLGSSYSSLWIIFLLGFASLLSANPEGDALNALKSNLQDPNGVLQSWDPTLVNPCTWFHVTCDSENSVTRVDLGNANLSGTLVPQLGDLPNLQYLELYSNNISGEIPLEIGLLTNLVSLDLYLNNLTGPIPITLGELQKLRFLRLNNNSLSGTIPMSLTNVKSLQVLDLSYNKLTGDIPVNGSFSLFTPISFAQNRLNESTAHTPPPPLPSSPSPVSGNSATGAIAGGVAAAAALLFAAPAVAVALWRRKKPQDHFFDVPAEEDPEVHLGQLKRFSLRELQVATDHFSNKHILGRGGFGKVYKGRLADGSLVAVKRLKEERSQGGELQFQTEVEMISMAVHRNLLRLRGFCMTPTERLLVYPFMVNGSVASCLRERPDAQPPLNWLNRKRIALGAARGLAYLHDHCDPKIIHRDVKAANILLDEEYEAVVGDFGLAKLMDYKDTHVTTAVRGTIGHIAPEYLSTGKSSEKTDVFGYGVMLLELITGQRAFDLARLANDDDVMLLDWVKGLLKDKRLETLVDPDLAGKYPDDEVEQLIQVALLCTQGTPTERPKMSEVVRMLEGDGLAERWEEWQKEERFHQDLSRNPHPSTTWILDSTAEIPPDELSGPR, from the exons ATGTCGGTGATGTTGGGTTCTTCCTATTCTTCTCTATGGATCATTTTCTTGCTGGGTTTTGCTTCCTTGCTCTCTGCTAATCCTGAAG GCGATGCTTTGAATGCATTAAAGTCAAATTTACAAGATCCCAATGGTGTACTACAGAGTTGGGATCCTACACTTGTTAATCCTTGCACATGGTTCCATGTCACCTGTGACAGTGAGAATAGTGTCACTCGAGT TGATCTTGGAAATGCCAATCTATCTGGTACGTTGGTTCCACAACTTGGTGATCTTCCGAATTTGCAATATTT GGAGCTTTACAGTAACAATATTAGTGGAGAAATTCCGTTGGAGATTGGGCTTTTGACAAACCTGGTGAGCTTGGATCTTTACTTGAACAATTTAACTGGTCCCATACCAATCACACTTGGCGAGCTTCAAAAACTGCGTTTCCT GCGTCTTAACAACAACAGCTTATCGGGAACGATTCCAATGTCATTAACTAATGTTAAATCCTTACAAGTCCT GGATCTTTCATACAACAAGCTAACTGGAGATATCCCGGTCAATGgttccttttctctttttacCCCTATCAG TTTTGCCCAAAATCGTCTTAATGAATCTACTGCACATACTCCACCACCTCCTCTACCTTCTTCACCAAGCCCCGTATCAG GTAATAGTGCCACTGGAGCTATTGCTGGTGGAgttgctgctgctgctgctttACTGTTTGCTGCTCCTGCTGTTGCTGTTGCTCTGTGGCGTCGGAAGAAACCACAAGATCATTTCTTTGATGTACCTG CCGAAGAGGATCCCGAAGTTCATCTTGGTCAGCTCAAGAGGTTCTCTCTTCGGGAACTACAAGTTGCAACAGATCATTTTAGCAACAAACATATTCTAGGTAGAGGTGGTTTTGGCAAGGTCTATAAGGGACGGCTGGCTGATGGATCTCTGGTAGCAGTTAAAAGACTCAAAGAGGAGCGTTCACAGGGTGGGGAGCTGCAATTCCAAACAGAAGTAGAGATGATCAGCATGGCTGTGCATCGTAATCTGCTCCGCTTGCGTGGCTTTTGTATGACACCAACTGAGCGGTTGTTGGTCTACCCATTTATGGTTAACGGAAGTGTAGCATCATGTTTGAGAG AACGTCCAGACGCACAACCTCCACTTAATTGGTTGAATCGAAAACGCATTGCTTTGGGAGCGGCAAGGGGGCTTGCTTATCTACATGATCATTGTGATCCTAAGATTATTCATCGTGATGTGAAAGCTGCAAATATTTTGCTTGACGAGGAGTATGAAGCTGTTGTTGGTGATTTTGGGTTGGCTAAACTCATGGACTACAAAGATACTCATGTCACAACTGCAGTACGAGGAACAATTGGGCATATAGCTCCTGAATACCTTTCGACTGGAAAATCTTCTGAAAAGACTGATGTTTTTGGGTATGGGGTAATGCTTCTTGAACTCATAACTGGACAGAGGGCCTTTGATCTTGCCCGGCTTGCAAATGATGACGATGTCATGCTTCTTGATTGG GTGAAAGGACTTCTGAAAGACAAGAGGTTGGAAACACTAGTTGATCCCGATCTTGCGGGAAAATATCCCGACGACGAAGTCGAGCAGCTTATACAAGTTGCCTTGTTGTGCACACAAGGGACTCCAACAGAACGGCCTAAGATGTCAGAGGTTGTACGGATGCTTGAGGGTGATGGTTTAGCTGAAAGATGGGAAGAATGGCAAAAAGAGGAGCGGTTTCATCAAGACTTAAGCCGCAATCCCCACCCAAGTACGACTTGGATTCTTGACTCTACTGCTGAAATTCCTCCCGATGAATTGTCCGGTCCAAGATGA